One Thioclava electrotropha DNA segment encodes these proteins:
- a CDS encoding LacI family DNA-binding transcriptional regulator produces MGTKQRLPDRKSKITVREVARRANVSESTVSRIMRNKGLVAESTREKVMETVRAMGYVPNRIAGSLASLDSFLVGVVIPSLSNIVFPEVLQGVHAGLEGSDLQPVISTTDYNVDREEAVVRGILSWKPAAILLAGFDHTDATRKMLEQSDIRVVEMMDIDSTPIDIAVGTSHRRAGHAIGRHLISRGYRHFGYVGHDWNADRRARLRYDGLCEALAESGLSVEAHAIDDGPSSVGTGREQTARLRASAPQIDVAVYSNDDMAVGGVFHCLAEGISLPDQFAIFGFNGLDIGKELPQPLSTVRSNRYLIGKKAIEEVLASPERPSTPTIIDTDFEVFAGATA; encoded by the coding sequence ATGGGGACCAAACAGCGATTGCCTGACCGCAAAAGCAAGATCACGGTGCGCGAGGTCGCGCGCCGTGCCAATGTCAGCGAGTCGACGGTTTCGCGGATCATGCGCAACAAGGGGCTCGTCGCCGAGTCCACCCGCGAGAAGGTCATGGAGACGGTCCGCGCGATGGGCTACGTCCCCAACCGCATCGCGGGCTCGCTGGCCTCGCTCGACTCCTTCCTCGTGGGCGTCGTCATCCCGTCGCTCTCCAACATCGTGTTCCCGGAGGTTCTGCAGGGCGTCCATGCCGGGCTCGAAGGAAGCGACCTGCAGCCGGTGATCTCGACCACGGATTACAATGTCGACCGCGAAGAGGCCGTCGTGCGCGGCATTCTCAGCTGGAAACCCGCCGCGATCCTGCTCGCCGGGTTCGACCACACCGACGCCACCCGCAAGATGCTCGAGCAAAGCGACATCCGCGTCGTCGAGATGATGGATATCGACAGCACGCCGATCGACATCGCGGTGGGCACCTCGCACCGCCGCGCGGGCCACGCGATCGGTCGCCACCTGATCTCGCGCGGCTACCGCCATTTCGGCTATGTCGGCCATGACTGGAACGCCGACCGCCGGGCGCGGCTGCGCTATGACGGGCTGTGCGAGGCGCTCGCGGAATCCGGCCTGTCGGTCGAGGCGCATGCGATCGACGACGGACCCAGCTCGGTCGGGACGGGCCGGGAGCAGACCGCGCGCCTGCGTGCGTCGGCCCCGCAGATCGACGTCGCGGTCTATTCCAACGACGACATGGCCGTGGGCGGCGTCTTCCACTGCCTTGCCGAAGGCATCAGCCTGCCCGACCAATTCGCCATATTCGGCTTCAACGGTCTCGATATCGGCAAGGAGCTGCCCCAGCCGCTCTCGACCGTCCGCTCGAACCGCTATCTCATCGGCAAGAAGGCGATCGAGGAGGTTCTGGCCTCGCCCGAGCGCCCGTCGACACCCACCATCATCGACACTGATTTCGAGGTCTTCGCCGGCGCAACCGCCTGA
- a CDS encoding SDR family NAD(P)-dependent oxidoreductase translates to MHPALAKGNVAVVTGGASGIGLAAARHLAGLGMRVCIADLPGAALEAAYDALIAAGAAAADVMTQATDVSDRAQITALADEVWAHFGPVNLLMNNAGMQPGSSIFDAEGNWDRILDVNMGGIIRGSQIFAPRMIASGAPGLIVNTGSKQGITTPPGDPAYNVSKVGVKAFTEALQHELRNRADCKVEARLFIPGFVYTPLTAGGRTEKPADAWTPEQVVEFLFDSIERGDFYILCPDNDVDRATDVKRILWAAGDITENRPPLSRWHPDYGDAFKAWLKK, encoded by the coding sequence ATGCATCCCGCTCTCGCCAAAGGCAATGTCGCAGTCGTCACCGGAGGGGCCTCGGGTATCGGTCTCGCCGCCGCCCGCCACCTCGCCGGGCTGGGGATGCGTGTCTGCATCGCCGATCTGCCGGGGGCGGCCCTCGAAGCCGCCTACGACGCCCTGATCGCTGCGGGTGCGGCGGCGGCTGACGTAATGACGCAGGCCACCGATGTCTCGGACCGGGCGCAGATCACGGCGCTCGCTGATGAGGTCTGGGCGCATTTCGGGCCGGTCAATCTGCTGATGAACAATGCGGGCATGCAGCCCGGCAGCTCGATCTTCGATGCGGAAGGCAACTGGGACCGCATCCTCGACGTGAATATGGGTGGCATCATCCGGGGCAGCCAGATTTTTGCGCCGCGCATGATTGCGTCGGGCGCGCCGGGGCTGATCGTCAATACCGGCTCCAAGCAGGGGATCACCACGCCTCCGGGCGATCCGGCCTATAACGTGTCGAAAGTCGGCGTGAAGGCCTTTACCGAGGCGCTTCAGCACGAGCTGCGCAATCGCGCGGACTGCAAGGTCGAGGCGCGGCTGTTTATCCCGGGCTTCGTCTACACGCCGCTCACTGCGGGCGGGCGCACCGAGAAACCCGCCGATGCATGGACGCCCGAGCAGGTCGTGGAGTTCCTCTTCGACTCGATCGAGCGCGGCGATTTCTACATTCTGTGCCCAGACAACGACGTGGATCGCGCAACGGATGTGAAGCGCATCCTCTGGGCAGCGGGCGACATCACCGAGAACCGCCCGCCCTTGTCGCGCTGGCATCCCGATTACGGTGACGCCTTCAAGGCGTGGCTCAAGAAGTGA
- a CDS encoding TetR/AcrR family transcriptional regulator, with protein sequence MNNKGCQGENVQAKPKMTEGSSKTNGAGNKPGSPQGAVRMPFNERRAQILDVATEFFAENGLAGQTRQLAEKCGISQRLLYRFFPTKEDLLKEVYNREILGAFKAVWFVELQDRSQPMAVRLDAFYRDYLQSTLTRKWLRLFLYASLAEANMAPDYIAAIVMQLLETVMREVAHERGVELPEDPALLREMAWTLHGAISHYAIRRHIYQSSLSLSEDQVVTMHVRVFLAGFEDMVEVCSGR encoded by the coding sequence ATGAACAACAAGGGGTGCCAAGGGGAAAACGTGCAGGCCAAGCCAAAAATGACTGAAGGTTCGTCCAAAACGAACGGCGCCGGAAATAAGCCCGGCTCGCCGCAAGGCGCTGTGCGCATGCCGTTCAATGAGCGTCGTGCCCAGATTTTGGACGTCGCCACCGAGTTCTTTGCGGAGAACGGGCTTGCGGGGCAGACGCGGCAGCTGGCGGAGAAATGCGGCATCTCCCAGCGTCTTCTCTATCGCTTCTTTCCGACCAAGGAAGACTTGCTCAAAGAGGTCTATAACCGAGAAATTCTTGGTGCTTTCAAGGCCGTCTGGTTCGTTGAGCTTCAGGATCGTTCGCAGCCCATGGCCGTGCGCCTCGACGCATTCTATCGCGACTATCTTCAGTCTACCTTGACCCGGAAGTGGTTGCGATTGTTCCTTTATGCCTCGCTGGCCGAGGCGAATATGGCGCCTGACTACATCGCAGCGATCGTCATGCAGTTGCTGGAGACCGTGATGCGCGAAGTGGCGCATGAGCGGGGCGTAGAGCTGCCGGAAGATCCCGCATTGCTCCGCGAAATGGCGTGGACGCTGCACGGTGCGATCTCTCACTACGCGATTCGACGCCATATCTATCAAAGCAGCCTGTCGCTCTCCGAAGACCAGGTGGTAACGATGCATGTCCGCGTGTTCCTCGCGGGATTCGAAGACATGGTCGAGGTGTGCAGCGGCCGCTGA
- a CDS encoding NAD-dependent epimerase/dehydratase family protein has product MTKRVVFTGGTGKAGRHAVPHLLSKGYDVLNVDLKPLDLPGVNTLITDVTDSGAVFNALTTHHDFGGFEKGAPPSPPDAIVHFAAIPRVLIEPDNVTYQANVMSTYNVLEAAMKLGVRKVIIASSETTYGVCFAEGDKDFHSFPLEEDYDSDPMDSYGLSKVCNEKTARAFAARYGADIYALRIGNVIEPDEYGMFKGFLKDPMSRKRNAWSYIDARDLGEIVHLCIEKDGLGYQVFNAVNDTITADMPTTEFLKKYCPNTPITREMGADEAPISNRKAREVLGFKEAHPWRKYVEV; this is encoded by the coding sequence ATGACCAAGCGCGTAGTATTTACAGGCGGAACCGGCAAGGCTGGGCGTCATGCGGTGCCGCATCTGCTGAGCAAGGGCTACGATGTGCTCAACGTCGACCTCAAGCCGCTCGACCTGCCCGGCGTCAACACGCTGATCACCGATGTGACCGACAGCGGCGCCGTGTTCAACGCGCTGACCACCCACCACGACTTCGGCGGGTTCGAGAAGGGCGCGCCGCCTTCGCCGCCCGATGCGATCGTGCATTTCGCCGCGATCCCGCGCGTGCTGATCGAGCCCGACAACGTGACCTATCAGGCCAATGTCATGAGCACCTACAATGTGCTCGAGGCGGCAATGAAGCTCGGCGTGCGCAAGGTGATCATCGCCTCGTCCGAGACGACCTACGGCGTGTGCTTCGCCGAGGGCGACAAGGATTTCCACTCCTTCCCGCTCGAGGAAGATTACGACAGCGATCCGATGGACAGCTACGGGCTCTCCAAGGTCTGCAACGAAAAGACCGCCCGCGCTTTCGCCGCCCGCTACGGCGCGGATATCTATGCGCTGCGCATCGGCAACGTGATCGAGCCGGATGAATACGGCATGTTCAAAGGCTTCCTTAAGGACCCGATGAGCCGCAAGCGCAACGCCTGGAGCTATATCGACGCCCGCGACCTGGGTGAGATCGTGCATCTGTGCATCGAGAAGGACGGGCTGGGCTATCAGGTGTTCAACGCGGTCAACGACACGATCACCGCCGATATGCCGACCACCGAGTTCTTGAAGAAATACTGCCCGAACACGCCGATCACCCGCGAGATGGGCGCCGACGAGGCGCCGATTTCGAACCGCAAGGCGCGCGAGGTTCTGGGCTTCAAGGAAGCGCATCCGTGGCGCAAATACGTGGAGGTATGA
- a CDS encoding tartrate dehydrogenase yields the protein MTTRVHRIAAIPGDGIGPEVVDAALTALDHLSRQTNAFRLEVDRFDWGSKRFQREGTFMPADGVDALRTYDSILFGAVGAPDVPDHLTLWGLRLAICQGLDQYANLRPTRILPGLSSPLAGVGPDDLDWLIVRENSEGEYAGQGGRSHRGQPHEVATETAIFTRTGVERIMRVAFSQAQARPRKRLTVVTKSNAQRYGLVLWDEIAAEVAREFPDVTWDRMLVDAMTVRMTLDPRSLDTIVATNLHADILSDLAAALAGSIGIAPTANLNPERAAPSMFEPIHGSAFDITGKGVANPIGTFWSASMMLGHLGETEAEAQMMRAIEVVTADPESRPRDLGGTASTEQVTERLCRALDEIGTKS from the coding sequence ATGACGACCCGGGTTCATCGTATCGCGGCCATCCCCGGCGACGGGATCGGGCCAGAGGTGGTCGACGCCGCATTGACAGCGCTTGACCACCTGAGCCGCCAGACCAACGCGTTCCGGCTCGAGGTCGACCGCTTCGACTGGGGCTCGAAACGCTTTCAGCGCGAGGGCACTTTCATGCCCGCAGACGGGGTCGATGCACTGCGAACCTATGACTCGATCCTTTTCGGCGCGGTCGGCGCTCCGGACGTGCCCGATCACCTGACGCTCTGGGGGCTGCGCCTCGCGATCTGTCAGGGGCTCGATCAATATGCGAACCTACGGCCCACCCGGATCTTGCCGGGCCTGTCGAGCCCGCTTGCCGGTGTCGGTCCGGACGATCTGGACTGGCTGATCGTGCGCGAGAACTCCGAGGGCGAATATGCGGGGCAGGGCGGGCGCAGCCATCGCGGCCAGCCGCACGAGGTCGCCACCGAGACCGCCATCTTCACCCGCACCGGCGTCGAGCGCATCATGCGCGTGGCCTTCTCGCAGGCCCAGGCGCGCCCACGTAAGCGTCTGACGGTGGTGACGAAATCCAACGCGCAGCGCTACGGGCTGGTGCTATGGGACGAGATCGCCGCAGAGGTCGCGCGCGAGTTTCCCGACGTGACATGGGATCGGATGCTGGTCGACGCGATGACCGTGCGCATGACGCTCGATCCGCGTTCGCTCGACACGATCGTCGCAACGAACCTTCACGCCGACATCCTCTCGGATCTGGCGGCGGCGCTCGCAGGGTCGATCGGCATCGCCCCCACAGCCAACCTCAATCCCGAACGCGCCGCGCCGTCGATGTTCGAGCCGATCCATGGCTCGGCCTTCGATATCACCGGCAAGGGCGTCGCCAATCCCATCGGCACCTTCTGGAGTGCTTCGATGATGCTGGGGCATCTGGGAGAGACTGAGGCCGAGGCGCAGATGATGCGCGCGATCGAGGTCGTGACAGCCGATCCCGAGAGTCGCCCGCGCGACCTCGGCGGCACAGCCAGCACCGAGCAGGTGACGGAACGGCTCTGCCGCGCGCTCGATGAGATCGGGACGAAAAGCTGA
- a CDS encoding nucleotidyltransferase family protein, translating to MRTLGILLAAGASRRFGAQDKLLADWNGAPLVLAAARALEASGCDALVAIVSSERVAVSLPPSFKVHHVAPGLPLSESWRAARGVATSRRAERALFMLGDTPFVSTDTLRALVNSDGGSRACTFNGIPMPPALLTAHDLRHAPDQDEDQGARELLRALPRKSLIPLSAEEASDIDTPEDLRHRGVGLKREDRA from the coding sequence ATGCGCACGCTTGGCATCCTCCTCGCCGCCGGCGCCTCGCGTCGGTTCGGCGCTCAGGATAAGCTGCTTGCCGACTGGAACGGCGCCCCTTTGGTGCTGGCAGCGGCGCGCGCGCTCGAGGCGTCGGGATGCGATGCGCTCGTGGCGATCGTCTCTTCCGAGAGGGTCGCCGTTTCTCTCCCGCCGTCGTTCAAGGTGCATCACGTGGCACCGGGCCTGCCGCTCTCCGAGAGCTGGCGAGCGGCGCGCGGCGTCGCAACGAGCCGCCGGGCAGAACGTGCGCTGTTTATGCTGGGCGACACGCCTTTCGTTTCAACCGACACGCTCCGCGCCTTGGTGAATAGCGACGGCGGCAGCCGCGCCTGCACCTTCAACGGTATCCCGATGCCGCCAGCGCTTCTGACCGCGCACGACTTGAGACACGCACCCGATCAGGACGAAGATCAAGGTGCCCGGGAGCTGTTGCGCGCCCTGCCGCGTAAGTCGCTCATCCCCCTTTCAGCCGAAGAGGCGAGTGACATCGACACGCCCGAAGACCTCCGCCATCGTGGGGTTGGCCTCAAGCGTGAGGATCGCGCCTGA
- a CDS encoding NIPSNAP family protein produces MIYEQRTYRITPGKAPEFLKLYEAEGLHIITQYAKLAGCWVSDSGVLNAVTFLWAYEDYGHRSAQRAKLGADPEWQAFVPKILPYLVHQESIFLQPAAFSPLD; encoded by the coding sequence ATGATCTACGAACAAAGAACCTACCGCATCACCCCCGGGAAGGCGCCCGAGTTCCTCAAGCTCTATGAAGCCGAGGGTCTGCACATCATCACCCAATATGCGAAGCTTGCCGGATGCTGGGTCAGCGACAGCGGCGTGCTCAACGCGGTCACCTTCCTCTGGGCCTATGAGGATTACGGCCACCGCAGCGCGCAACGCGCCAAGCTGGGCGCAGACCCGGAATGGCAGGCTTTCGTGCCCAAGATCCTGCCTTATCTCGTGCATCAGGAAAGCATCTTCCTGCAGCCCGCGGCCTTCTCGCCGCTCGACTGA